The Gossypium hirsutum isolate 1008001.06 chromosome A13, Gossypium_hirsutum_v2.1, whole genome shotgun sequence nucleotide sequence CACGTCGTGGTTATGACACGTGatggctttaactgaaaaaaaagaggcagttaactttaacggtcaactGTTAAAGTTAACAATTAAATGACTTTTTTTACGCATTTTGACAGTTAAAATACCCAAttaaatgcaaaaagaaaaaaataagaatttttttttcttaaaacaattTGAGGGATTTTTACTCttttaaaccaaaaatatatatatagttgaagATTCAGCTACTCTGAGTTCCGACAAGTTGATCAGTAAattaatttgcttttttttttcatcaagtTAATTTTGTATTCAacttagagaaaaaaaaagtcaatttgaaaaaaaaatgagttattgactcttgtttcttttataaaataaaaacgtTTTCTTTTGTTAAGTTCAATTTGTgaactatttttaataaaaaaattataactcaattttcaaattatatattaatggtaaaatacttaaaattaatagaaaataaaaataccaaaaataaattaagaataaaataaaataagttaattcaTCATATATTCAAAAATTATCTCATAGAAGGTTGAGTTTGATAAATTGATTCTTAAATTAAATCTGAATTATTAAACCAATCAACTACCTTTTCCatggattaaatttatttatttattttttgtgtcaAAGAGTGGATGAGTTAAACTCAATACAAATGGTGTAGTTTCGCTTAGTTCTTACTCGACTACAATTGGATGAGTCATTAGAGATGAGGATGATAAATGGTTGTATGGCTATTCGATGATATTGGGGAGAAATTGAAGTTTTCATGATAGAAGCGAGGTATATAGTTGAAGGGCTACGTCTGACTTGGGAAAAGGGATACCGACAGgttgaacttgaatttaataatacTCTTTTGGTGGAATTAATTTTGTCTGGCAAGCTTATTGATAGCCCTCTTATGGAAATAAGTGTCATCCATACATTGTTAAAAAGGAATTAGAAAGTTTGTATCCATCATATTCCTAGATACCATATATAATATAGTTGCATATTTCATAGCTAAGCAAGCTGGTATAAATTTTACCAATCTACAGGTATTTTTTGAACCTCCTCAAGCTGTACGGGAGTTAATCCAAAAGGATATTATGGGCTTTTAATTTtcttgtcacatcccaaaaatcgggttgGTAGAATTGGGTAATTGGTTGTAGGCTCGAgagaaaaaatttggtttaatatcATAGAGattaaaataggataaaataaataattaaataacaatggtaataataaattattaaataattattgtgTCTAATATTAGGTAGTGAAAATTAGGATTAGGTGATTGattataaaataacttaaaatagatcttaaaaataaaatcgggtttgaaaataattgagaaaaatgtgttttaattaaactaaggactaatttgaaaaacaagGGAAAACAGAGTCTTTAAAAGGCAATTTtcccttaatttttaaaaaaatatttatcttccTTGCTTCTTTAGAACCCAGTGCCTCTTCCCTCCCATTTAGCTTCACATTCAAAATTTTCTGCAAGTTCAAATATgatactttttctcaaaattaactCATCCTTAGTGATTTTTTAGTTATCCAAATACCTCAACACTtccaaatttaaagaaaaatcattaaatcatcatcaaattcatcatTATTCTTCTCATATTCAACTTCAAATTAGCTCTACAACTTGTTTTCTTCAAATTGTGAGTACCCGCCCTCTTTATTGTGATGGGCATTGTATCCGGAGATAGCGAAAGACTCTATGAGTCAGGGTAAAGAGAGTGTTATATGGGGCAGGGCTCTTTTAAGTCAATAGCGAGGTGTTATATGGAGATTCGTTTATCCAATATGTAGTGATAGAGTTCACTTATATGTGGTGATAGAATCCCCTATATGTTTCAAAATCACAAAATGCCAACTTATCATcatttgaaatatatgagttaTGGTGTGGTATGAACTGTTAATTTGCATGAACTGTTATTTGGCATGGACTTATATTTTACATGAACAGCTTACTTTAAATTGTTTAGTTTAAGTGCACTgcttatttatgaaaattgttGTGTTGCGTAAGTCACTATTTTGTATGAACTCTAATATTACATGACTTGTTATGATATGTCTACCCAAACTTGACTGATGTATTTATTTGTGGTATGTTTGAGCACTCACTGAGCTTCAATAAGCTCACACTCCCTTTTAGAACATTAAAGTGATATAGCGTGCGAGGAGGTGTGGAAGTGAGCTAATCCAAAACAAGGCTACACCTGGGTATGTTTATGTGTTCCCCACCCTAATGAGGAAGGCAATGTGGGACCAAATATGGGATTTAGGATTAGACTTTGTTTTGACTTGGAACTTTTATTACTACTTCAGATAGATGATTGAATAGTAcattatgaatgcttgatgaatgttttgattaattGATCGGCTAACTTGTAAGTGTAGGTTGCTGCTGGTCGTTGAGGCAAGACCAAAATGTTTCATATGTGTTTTGAAAGCAAACATGTGCTTTGTATGCATGAGATGTAAAATTGGACTAATTACGTAAATTGTTAGTTGCTTGCAAACTAATTAAATGacaaaatttatgaaattgtaCTTGATGTTTTAATTGATCTTTCGAAACAAGACTTATACGTATAATCCTATAATACTATTTTCAAACCTTGTGAAGTGTAGTTTTTCCGAtatttttactatattacaatttaaatCTAATcacatgtttttaaataaaacagtTTCCAATATCCTTTGAAACATAGCCTTTCAAAATACCTCTTTGCATGCACGCATGTGTAACTGAAGCTTTTGGGGTATTTTGTTTGTTAGATATTAAGTTTATTCTTGCTGTTAATTGAATGACCAGAGTAGCACAACGGAAGTATGATTATAGACTTTTTAAATGTTCTTTTAATAATTGTGTGGTGTGAATAGTTAATTGGTGTGCTTTGTGGTGGTCTAAACGGAGAGTCATTTTGGTGGTTAATGTGGCATTTGAAATTCGGGTCGGACCATCCCAACCGAGTTTGGGGCGCCacatttttgcttatttttgtaatttcttaatgttgtttatatttaaaaaaaaggttaaatacaAAATTGGTACCCAAACTTGTCCACTTTTCCCAGATTGgtacttatggtttttttttgtcTCAGATTGGTATCCAAACTTTTTTTCATCCACTATATTGGTATTTGAGACTAACAGCGTCAATGTTTTTGCTAACGTGGCAGTGCTTACCACTCACGCACTGCCACGTGTCACTCCCTTTGGCCTAAAAAGTTGttccttcaattatttttatatcattttatatttttaaaaacctttttatttattttttcctttgaAATTTCCTTTCCCTATCGTCTTCTTCTACCTCTTTGACTACtacaactttttttcttttctttttttcattttttaccacTTTGTCTTCTACCTTTCTTCTatctgttttgttttttttttcttcaaaaaccCCCCAAAAATGGAATGGGAGAAACCATCCAACACACCTTCTTCGTAATGCCCTAAAAGAAATCGACAACCAAGGTCCTTTCCCACTTCAACTCCCAAACATTTCCAACTTGCCAACATATGTCCTTACAATCGTTCAAGGAAAGATTGGTGTTTCCATATAATGTGTCATTAAAagaatttttatgtatatatcgtATGGTTCTTACTTCATACTTATCACCTTTGTTTTGGCACTTTGGTCATTCCCATCTCTTGCAACCATTCTCTGTGCTTCTACTATCATAGATGTGTGAATCGAATCTTAACCAATCGTCTCAAAGTTGTAAACTCCTATCATCAAACaatactaattgaccatttttccttttctcttGAGGAGTAAATTGACTAATTACAATAGTATAATAAAGATACTTCTCATTTGGATTAGAAACATTAGTGAAAtcataattcatgtttaatgGTACCAAGTgttcattattttcaaaatcttcaCCACTTGTCCACAAAATCCTCTCTATAAGTCAAACTACTTATCGGTTTCGTGCAGGATCCAATTCCATTGTAAACAATCCAAATGTAGGGATTGAATCAGTTAGCCAAGATGTAAGTGAGAAGTAGTGGCTGGAAGCTTCACTATGAAGGCGAGCGGTGTGATAAAGCTCATTAGATCCGCAACCAAGATGGAGCCATCCCTAGAACCCAATAGCGAAGCTATCCTTTCTAAGACTAGCCCATAAGAATCCATTTCAGGATTATAACCTGCAATACAAAAACTAACCATGGAGGTCATTGAAGCTACTAAGTCGACCTCTAAGAAAGAAGAAGAACAAGAACGAATGGAGTTTGTCCATTTCttaggtttttagggtttattgTGTTGGGATTTTTGTAGGATTGGGATTAAGGGGAAATGAAGCAAAGAAATGGATTAGAGAAATTAGGGttcttttatcttcttcttcaatgatgaAGATTGTAAGGAGAGGCAAAAGAAGAAGCAAATGGGTTTTtttacaaaagaaagaaagaagtgtAGAAacagacaagaaaaagaaaaataagaaaataaaagaaaaagggaagagggggaaaaacaaaaaataaaaaacaaaaaagagataTAAGACGACGCCATGTAGCGGCATGCGATTGGCTAGCACTGTCATGTTAGCAAAAAATTGACGCCCTTAGACTCAAGTACCGATATAGTGGACGGAAAAAAAGTTAGTGTACCAATCTGAGACAAAACCATAAATACAAATCTAGGAGAAGTGGAAAAGTTCggatactaattttatatttaacccaaaaaaaatttagatataaAGCAAATCTAAACCAAGAAACTCCatttttttccctaaattaacttttcaattttagttttttttgtctaatagagaattaaataaaaagtaataatCAACTTTTCATAACTCAACTTATTAAACTTGTCCAATCTTTGACTATATTCACTTTTTATtctataaataagtaaaaaattatGATGACATGgggttaaatttttatttattataattgtttttgcatttatattatattatttttcatatttctccAATTAATAATACAGTTTGAAAAATCAGCTACAaagttattcaaattttaaaaaaaccacttttatttcataaaaaaatgagTTACAACTAAAAATCTAGCTCCCTAATAAAGTAATgccacatgttttttttttcttttagttgtaACTCatcttttttataaaataagtgttttttttttcttttaaatcttgaataaaattgtaactaaaattttaaactatatgTTAATTggagaaatattaaaatttatataatataaaaaacaattataaaatataaaaaattaactcaactcattgtaattttttttatttatagaataggtaaaattaatataaaataaaaacaaaaacatttataataatttaaaaatcaacctaaaccattataatgtttttatttaaaaatgaattacgagtaaaatgaaaaaaataaaaaaacacatgGCGCCATTTTGTTTCGGGGGCATTGTTTAGGGGCAGGGATTTCTATTTCCCGCAATCCCCATTGCAATTAGGTATGAATGGATAATTTTTAActtagattttttataatttatataaattttaattagtaataataaaattatattttgatctctcaaaaataataaaaatttattttaattatctaaaaattataataaaaaatagaatattaaaataatataattatatcataaaaatatataatttatttttttcacttcGCCTCTATTTCTGAATTGCTAATGCCTATATAAACCCCCAACACCATGCTTTGTTTACCTCACTCACAACTATTCAGATACAGAACTTTGTTTCATCTGCTTCATTACTTTCGAAATCTCTCAACAAAAATGGCCTCTTTCAATTGCTTTGCTTTAGCATTCTTGATGGCTTTGTCATTTGCAAGCATTGATGTTGGGGTAACAGCTCGTCACCTTCAGCAACTCCCTCAAACGCCAAGTTTGTTTCAAAAAACATTCCCACCATTGCCATCTTTCCCTAAACCATCATTCCCAAAGCCATCCATACCCTCATTCCCAAAGCCTAGGGCGCTTCCTCCACTTCCTACCAGATTTCCAAGTGGACCAAAGGCCACACTGCCCCCTCTGCCAAGCATTCCCTCAGTCCCCAGAATCCCAACTGCAATTCCCTCTATTACtttattttctcctccattgccatCTTTCCTTAATCTCCCAAAGCCTGGGGCGCTTCCTCCACTTCCTACCATATTTCCAAGTGGACCAAAGGCCACACTACCCCCTCTGCCAAGCATTCCCTCATTCCCCACAATCCCAACTGCAATTCCCTCTATTCCTTTCTCTTTTCCACCTTTGCCATCTTTTCCTCCACTTCCTACCGTATTTCCAAGTGGACCGAGGGCCACACTGCCCCCTCTGCCAAACATTCCCTCAATCCCCACAATCCCAACTACAATTCCCTCTATTCCTTTCTCTTCTCCACCATTGCCATCTTTCCCTAATCTCCCAAACCCTGGGGCACTTCCTCCACTTCCTACCATATTTCCAAGTGGATCGAGGGCCACACTACCCCCTCTGCCAAGCATTCCCTCAGTCCCTACAATCCCAACTGTAATTCCCTCTATTCCTTTCGTTTCTCCACCACGTTCTCGTTCTACTCCTTGAAAtacccttttttttttatctgCTGCATACTGGATCTGGTTTAATAAGGTTTTTAGTCGTCTTTGTGTCTTTATTATGAGTATTGATTTCGTCCacttatatttgtttgtataaaTGGGACTTCTCCAATTCCCGTTATTTGGTGTACTTTGATACGTTGCTTCTTATTATATATGGGGTATTTATATATCGATGTTCTGTCCATGGAGTATTTAATTACTGTTATACCATTGTTAACATGAAGAAAAGAATCAAACGATAAATGCAATTAAGATAGTGAGCAGCCATACATCGACAAGATGCCACTGCTAATATTAATGAGTCCTGGTTCATTATCTCTTCCAAGTTATCCATTTACATACAATTACTTTTCTCTTTTAATATATTTCCcaag carries:
- the LOC107930757 gene encoding vegetative cell wall protein gp1, with protein sequence MASFNCFALAFLMALSFASIDVGVTARHLQQLPQTPSLFQKTFPPLPSFPKPSFPKPSIPSFPKPRALPPLPTRFPSGPKATLPPLPSIPSVPRIPTAIPSITLFSPPLPSFLNLPKPGALPPLPTIFPSGPKATLPPLPSIPSFPTIPTAIPSIPFSFPPLPSFPPLPTVFPSGPRATLPPLPNIPSIPTIPTTIPSIPFSSPPLPSFPNLPNPGALPPLPTIFPSGSRATLPPLPSIPSVPTIPTVIPSIPFVSPPRSRSTP